In Gammaproteobacteria bacterium, the genomic stretch TGCAGGATCGGTACGAACACCTCGTTCAAGGCGACACCGAGGATCGCCGGTTCGTCCGGCGGCCGGCCGGTGTAGGTGCTGTGATAGATCGGATCACGGCGGTGGGTGATGCGCTCGATGGTGAAGACCGGGAAGCGGTCGACCTCATTGTAATAGCCGGTGTGGTCGCCGAACGGACCCTCATCGGCCTCCTCGCCGGGGTGGATGTAGCCTTCGAGCACGATCTCGGCGCTGGCCGGCACCTGCAGATCATGGGTGATGCACTTGGTCAGTTCGGTCTTCGCGCCGCGCAACAGGCCGGCGAAGGCATATTCGGAGAGCGAGTCCGGCACCGGCGTCACCGCGCTGAGGATGGTTGCCGGATCGGCGCCGAGCGCCACCGCCACGGGGAAGGGCTCACCCGGGTGCGCCTGCTGCCAGTCACGGAAATCCAGCGCGCCGCCGCGGTGCGCCAGCCAACGCATGATCACCTTGTTGCGGCCGATGACCTGCTGGCGGTAGATGCCGAGGTTCTGTCGTTCCTTGTGCGGCCCGCGCGTGCATACCAACGCCCAGGTGATCAGGGGACCTGCGTCCTCGGGCCAACAGGTCTGGATCGGGAACCTGGACAGGTCGACGGCGTCGCCTTCCAGAACGACCGCCTGGCAGGGTGCGCCCTTGATGAGCTTCGGTGCCATGTCCAGCACCTTGCGGAACACCGGCAGCTTCTCCCAGGCATCCCGCATACCCTTGGGCGGCTCGGGCTCTTTCAGGAAGGCGAGCAGCTTGCCGACCTCGCGCAGGGCGTCGACCGAGTCCTCGCCCATACCCAGTGCGACCCGCCGTGGTGTGCCGAACAGATTACCGAGCACCGGGACTGTGTGGCCCCGCGGATTTTCGAACAGCAACGCCGGACCGCCCGCGCGCAGGGTGCGGTC encodes the following:
- the ubiD gene encoding 4-hydroxy-3-polyprenylbenzoate decarboxylase, whose product is MNYRDLRDFIQQLEQQGELKRIRQEIDPYLEMTEICDRTLRAGGPALLFENPRGHTVPVLGNLFGTPRRVALGMGEDSVDALREVGKLLAFLKEPEPPKGMRDAWEKLPVFRKVLDMAPKLIKGAPCQAVVLEGDAVDLSRFPIQTCWPEDAGPLITWALVCTRGPHKERQNLGIYRQQVIGRNKVIMRWLAHRGGALDFRDWQQAHPGEPFPVAVALGADPATILSAVTPVPDSLSEYAFAGLLRGAKTELTKCITHDLQVPASAEIVLEGYIHPGEEADEGPFGDHTGYYNEVDRFPVFTIERITHRRDPIYHSTYTGRPPDEPAILGVALNEVFVPILQKQFPEIVDFYLPPEGCSYRVACVSMKKQYPGHAKRVMFGVWSFLRQFMYTKFVIVTDDDIDVRDWQDVIWAMTTRMDPARDTTIVENTPIDYLDFASPVSGLGGKIGFDATNKWRGETAREWGRPIRMTDAVRQRIDVLWKDLGIDPEQGA